atattttccgagacccaagactctgccgaaactagagatgtcctttatatgtctgtgcggtcagaaatacgactctatcggcagtttcaaaatcttgttccttcttgctttctctgactgattttacccacctctccattgaagttagtgagagaatttgaaaggctgctctcgcttccaggctcatagctgaaaatatgtaagtgtgagctctttagtagttacattggctgaaagaggaccatttttcctacattttacggtataacttgtttctgtaagttaaactatatgaacgttagaggaatttgtttgacaatttagttgaatatcagaaaaagaacagccagcagtgtgccactctgcttgctgctcattcataaaaatcaagaaggagcaaacattttagtgtatttcaaactgtcataattcaaaattggctgaatatttgaaaaagatgaatcatttgggaatagctgaatgtcttgtgaacattttaaaggttgaatggtgtctctagctgaaagtatgctgaagtagttacgtttgaaggagaggaagctttttaatgatttgaaaggatttaccgttacttttaatgggagaataatttgcacaaaaaccttaatgtataaaagtgagaaataccaaaagtcatagccaacatctcccgaaggagctgaacgttttgatacaaaaattgtaggaatcggtgaaagtatgcaggactagttaaaggccaaaaaaacagcggaagaactaagaagttgaaaaacaatagtgagaatgctgaacagcattctcacaataataaatatatatgtgagagaacaaaggttgtgcccttgccgaaggcaaagcacacccaataatcaaATTAGAAGACATTGGATTAGGTGCAGTGAACTACCTCTTGCCATTTCTTTGAGTGAAATTCCCAGTAATGATGTGTAATCATGTTTCAGTGTTTGTCTCCACTTGTCGGCCATGTGGGGTAATGCAAATCTGCTATGAGGTCACTGTTGGTTTCAGTAGGTTAGTGTGGGCCGGCTCTGGTGTGGGCCATGGGCTTGTGTCTTTCTTGTGGTGATCATTTAAGACAATTCACAAAAAGTTAATATCTCTCACTGTTAAACCCAGAATTGTACAAATTACTATCAGTGAATATGGTAGTCTATCTCATTAACTATAAACCAAAAACTGATGTGAATTGACTGAGAATGGACTCGTGAGTTAATGAAAAATTCATCCCAGAATGCAATGGGCGAGACATGAAATGCAAGCGCGTAACAAGTAGCTACTGTTGATGTTAGCTTGCTGGCAACTTAAAGACGGTGTCAGTGTAAGGTAGTCTATCTCATTAACTATGTTTGCTACAATTGACTTCTTAGCATCTATAGTATAGATAATAGTTTTGTGATTTCTAGCGACGTACCCTTGTTATTTCCCCTAATTATTTAGCCTAATAACTACTAGATTGCTTGAGCTTGTTCTACCCACGTAGGCTAACTTCGACGAGCTCATTATGCTAGCCGGCAAGTGATCttaaatcattaaaaaaaaaaacaagttagCGCTAAATTACTCAGGGTACACGGCGGTGAAGCCCTTTTGCTGGCTAAACGCAGTCATATAAAATTGTGACTATGTGGACGTTGAGCGGTCAGTGGATTCCGTGAAATTGTGTAAAGATGTATGCAAGGTCCTTGATGGTTCGTAAATTAGAGcctgtacagtagtacagtacagtcGTATATAATAATTATTTATCTTGACTTCAGATGTATGTTAATACTCTGCTGCTATCAGCCTAGATAGCTTGGAAGTTCAAAACGTCATTCTGAAGTTTAGATTAAGTTTAGACTAACTTTGTTGATGAATTTAGTTAGCCATAGCCCAGCTACCTAGCATCACCAGTAGAGCCTGCCCAAACAAATCTATCAATCTAGCTGTTGCTAGCTAGCCATTTGCAATGTTTATGCTAATATGCTACTACTAGACTACATATATCGGGTACGCCACAGATGGACAGTAACTTTTAAAAATACAATTGACAATTAAGCAGTCATAGATCAGATTAGTTATAACGTTATTCATCCTCGAATAGTTCTTAAAGCAATAACGAGAGCAATATATTTCGTTCGAATTGAAATTGATATTTTGTAAAATAAGAATATATTTTGTTATTACTGAGACCACATGATTAGTCTAGTGCTATAAATTATTGTAGTAGTTAGACTAGATATGTCTAGTAAAGACAAGAAAGCAACCAGTCAAATGGTTATACAGTACTGGTTTTAGATTCTGTCATAACAGGATAGTTATTAGGTAGCTAGTAGTAGAGAAGCAAAACTTGTCGAGTTAGCTTGTGTTGATAACCAGTGTGTCACATGCTGAACATTTTCTCTGGACTAGCTTACTAATGGGTCTAATACTTGCTTTGTTTGGATAGAtaccatagatatcctttaaatgactgtgcggtcagaaatacaactcttagcagtttcgaaaacgtgtacccaattctgctttcatggtgcgtgtctgtttggttgccacggtgatggcgcagctgtgatagctaacgagctaggcagagagaaaaacgaacatttacctagcatccacacctcaaaaaagttgacctagacgcaaaactacacgtccaatcaataaaatgagaatattttccgagacccaagactctgccgaaactagagatgtcctttatatgtctgtgcggtcagaaatacgactctatcggcagtttcaaaatcttgttccttcttgctttctctgactgattttacccacctctccattgaagttagtgagagaatttgaaaggctgctctcgcttccaggctcatagctgaaaatatgtaagtgtgagctctttagtagttacattggctgaaagaggaccatttttcctacattttacggtataacttgtttctgtaagttaaactatatgaacgttagaggaatttgtttgacaatttagttgaatatcagaaaaagaacagccagcagtgtgccactctgcttgctgctcattcataaaaatcaagaaggagcaaacattttagtgtatttcaaactgtcataattcaaaattggctgaatatttgaaaaagatgaatcatttgggaatagctgaatgtcttgtgaacattttaaaggttgaatggtgtctctagctgaaagtatgctgaagtagttacgtttgaaggagaggaagctttttaatgatttgaaaggatttaccgttacttttaatgggagaataatttgcacaaaaaccttaatgtataaaagtgagaaataccaaaagtcatagccaacatctcccgaaggagctgaacgttttgatacaaaaattgtaggaatcggtgaaagtatgcaggactagttaaaggccaaaaaaacagcggaagaactaagaagttgaaaaacaatagtgagaatgctgaacagcattctcacaataataaatatatatgtgagagaacaaaggttgtgcccttgccgaaggcaaagcacacccaataatcaaATTAGAAGACATTGGATTAGGTGCAGTGAACTACCTCTTGCCATTTCTTTGAGTGAAATTCCCAGTAATGATGTGTAATCATGTTTCAGTGTTTGTCTCCACTTGTCGGCCATGTGGGGTAATGCAAATCTGCTATGAGGTCACTGTTGGTTTCAGTAGGTTAGTGTGGGCCGGCTCTGGTGTGGGCCATGGGCTTGTGTCTTTCTTGTGGTGATCATTTAAGACAATTCACAAAAAGTTAATATCTCTCACTGTTAAACCCAGAATTGTACAAATTACTATCAGTGAATATGGTAGTCTATCTCATTAACTATAAACCAAAAACTGATGTGAATTGACTGAGAATGGACTCGTGAGTTAATGAAAAATTCATCCCAGAATGCAATGGGCGAGACATGAAATGCAAGCGCGTAACAAGTAGCTACTGTTGATGTTAGCTTGCTGGCAACTTAAAGACGGTGTCAGTGTAAGGTAGTCTATCTCATTAACTATGTTTGCTACAATTGACTTCTTAGCATCTATAGTATAGATAATAGTTTTGTGATTTCTAGCGACGTACCCTTGTTATTTCCCCTAATTATTTAGCCTAATAACTACTAGATTGCTTGAGCTTGTTCTACCCACGTAGGCTAACTTCGACGAGCTCATTATGCTAGCCGGCAAGTGATCttaaatcattaaaaaaaaaaacaagttagCGCTAAATTACTCAGGGTACACGGCGGTGAAGCCCTTTTGCTGGCTAAACGCAGTCATATAAAATTGTGACTATGTGGACGTTGAGCGGTCAGTGGATTCCGTGAAATTGTGTAAAGATGTATGCAAGGTCCTTGATGGTTCGTAAATTAGAGcctgtacagtagtacagtacagtcGTATATAATAATTATTTATCTTGACTTCAGATGTATGTTAATACTCTGCTGCTATCAGCCTAGATAGCTTGGAAGTTCAAAACGTCATTCTGAAGTTTAGATTAAGTTTAGACTAACTTTGTTGATGAATTTAGTTAGCCATAGCCCAGCTACCTAGCATCACCAGTAGAGCCTGCCCAAACAAATCTATCAATCTAGCTGTTGCTAGCTAGCCATTTGCAATGTTTATGCTAATATGCTACTACTAGACTACATATATCGGGTACGCCACAGATGGACAGTAACTTTTAAAAATACAATTGACAATTAAGCAGTCATAGATCAGATTAGTTATAACGTTATTCATCCTCGAATAGTTCTTAAAGCAATAACGAGAGCAATATATTTCGTTCGAATTGAAATTGATATTTTGTAAAATAAGAATATATTTTGTTATTACTGAGACCACATGATTAGTCTAGTGCTATAAATTATTGTAGTAGTTAGACTAGATATGTCTAGTAAAGACAAGAAAGCAACCAGTCAAATGGTTATACAGTACTGGTTTTAGATTCTGTCATAACAGGATAGTTATTAGGTAGCTAGTAGTAGAGAAGCAAAACTTGTCGAGTTAGCTTGTGTTGATAACCAGTGTGTCACATGCTGAACATTTTCTCTGGACTAGCTTACTAATGGGTCTAATACTTGCTTTGTTTGGAGTGTAGGTGACGTCCAGAGAAACAACAAGTGGTTAATCATGACCACTAACGTTGACTGTATCCCTGCTGCTATATTGAAAGGTAATTGCTGGCTAGCTATCTAACAATGAGTTTGATTCTGTTTGCAGTTGTATAAGGATTGTAGAGGATTGGGTGAGCTTCTGGCAGTCATGTTTGTGTACAAAATTATATATCTAGATCTCAGTCCAAGGTTCAGCCACCAGCAGAAATTTACATATCAAAGATAAATATGGTTTTAATAGATGGAAATTACAGACTTGGGTTAACCAGAGATTTACTTTTGCCTACAGATGTTGTCGCCTATGTTGATGTGTGGTCATCCAGTAAAACGGAGAACTACTCTAAACCATTTATCGAGCTGTTGCAGGAAATGGGAGCTGAAGTGAGACTAGAGcatgcacacacgtgtgcatacacacacatgcacacatactctcattcacacactccctctaccGTTTTCCTTCCTTCATATACATGCTTACTCACAAAATCACTCTCCTTGTGTGATAACAGGTCACAAAAAGGTTCAACAAACAAGTTACCCACGTAGTCTTTAAAAATGGCCATCAAGCCACATGGAACAGAGCCAAGAAAACTGGTGTAAGACTGGTGTCCGTGCTCTGGGTGGAAAGGTAAAGTTATTATCCAAAAATAATGATCTACAAATTATTACACTTACAATTTACCATTTACAAGTAGACACTTCTACATTAGCTAAATTAAGTGTGGCTGGTTTATTAATTTAACCTTTCTGTTAATCATTTCTACATCAGCAGAAGTGGGTTTCTGCTCAGTTTAATTGCTTACAATTATTGTGTCTGCCACAAGATGGCACCATTAGTCTAAGAGATTGTGGCTCACTGGTTTGCGTATCTGGAATCAATTGTGTAAGGTGTAAAGATGAAGGTGAACAGGTGGATGAAGAGTTGTGCCCTGCATTAAATGAGGAAGGCAATCCTGCCTTCAAGAAAAGAACCGTAAGTATTTAACTAAGACTATTGCAACGTTAAGGAGATGCTGTTTAGATGATATTATTGATCAGGGATTGTGTTGCccaaaaatacacattttctaTGTTATTTCAAACGCATACGTTATCTGTAATTAATATGTTGATTCTAAAGCCAAAATTGTTCAACAGactatttctttttttaaatgtagcaTCGTTGCATGCAGCCTAGAGAGACACCCGAGAAGACCCCTGATGGTGACAAACGCATGAAGAAAAAGCTAGACAAGATGATGAAAGACCTGGTGCCTGCCAAACCTCTCAGTAAGAAACCTTTTTTTACTTTAGGTGACTCCTTCACATAAACATTGTCATGCATTCGTGTTACCTCAATTCAGATGGTCTTTGTCCTTAGTTACAGACGTGTCTCCTTTCATCATTGATGAAGATAATGGGATAGTTTACAGCCCCACTTTAAAAAGGTCGGACTCAATGGCTAAGCGTCTGAAAGTaatgaaagagaagagggaaaaACTTTCACCCACAGGTTTGTGTTATAACTAAACTGCATGATGTACGGTATTCAGATTGATCTATGACTATAAACCAATACAATAGCTGAACATGACACAGTAAGTTGAACATGCCACAGaattatatattatttatttgattatatGTTCTACAGGATTAGATATTTTACATATTGAAACATAGATTAATATTAACACATTTCACTACACCACTATCAGTGCATGAACAGCTATTCTAAAGCTTGAAGTACTGTGTTACTGGCCTTATTTTAACTTTATTTCATTTCTTTCAGCTTCACAGTTGGTAGAGTCAGAATTATCCTCTGACTGGAAACCTTCTCTTGGTAGTACACCCACATGTACTTTCCTTCAGGTGCTTGGTACGGAATTACTggtcaaatcaaaacaaaattACTTATACTacttacatttattttgttCTCATAACAGTATATTGTCACTGCCTGCAGATAATGAATCATATGATGACTTCAGATCATCTTCTGGTGATCTGGTGCGATCTGGCAAGAAACATAAGACACAACAGAAACGCTGGCAGTCGCCTTGCAGTGACGTGCCACCAAAACAGAAATCGTCCATTTATTCTGTTCCTGGTTTGTCAGATGAAGCCAAAGAGTCTAAAGAAAGTAGAAAGCCAAGGAAAACATCCGTCAAAATTGTTCCCGTCAAGGTAGACATGATTTTTAGTTCCCCTGTGAATTGCAGTCCAAAGGGGAGGCATAATGGACAATCAGTGTTAGAATCTGACAGCCTGGGCAACAGAAAACATGGATGTTCATCTAGCGCATCTAAAGAATTGAAAAGTACTTTTTCAAATAGTAGAAGAACAAAGTCCAATGCAAACAATGAACTTGAGATTGAAAGTATTCCTAGTTGCTCAGAAACATCCACATTCACACCGGAGAGTGGATTGCCTCAAAACATGTCTGGGGACATTTTCCTTCCGTTACTAAAAGAGGGTGAACAAAGATCCAAGCGTACCCGACCTTCTGTTTCTGCCATAGCACAATCCTCTGCAGATCTTGTTGACTCTCCAAGTACTGTTAACACCTCTAccgaggaggagcaggatgtTTTTGATGATTTCTTCTCTCCAGCTAACCACCCCCAGAGGCAATGTAAAGAACCCCTTTCACGCTGCTTGTCCTTAGGGACCATGGTCCAGATCCCCTTTAAACTTGAGTCTAGCCCTCGGAAGAGGAAGAAACGTAGGAGTGTATCTGCCGGGTCTACATTGACCCAGGTGAAAAGGAGGAAACAAGATGAGAAGCTGGATACAAACAAACACTCCTGTCAGCCTGCTAATGTCAGCAGTGTCTTAGATCAACAAGTGCCTCTTAGCAAGGCTGCAAAGTGGATTCCAACCTCTACAGACCATAATAATATTATAACAACGTTGGCTAAAAAACTAATTAGACAGAGCTCATTATCATTCGCTCAGATGAATGAATCATCTACTGGATCTGTTATGACTAAGCCTTCATTGTGTCCTGCTACTTCAAAACCCTGTGTAACTGTGGCTGGAGAAGACTTGGAAGAGCACAGAAGTCCAGACCATCTGGGAAGTATGTGAAAACCAAGCCTGTTGTCATATTTGTTTAATCACAATTGTTACTAATTCAGCTTAATTAATAAAAGCCCATTCTTTCAATCTGGGTTTTTATCTTTAAATAAGTGTAAGACCAGGGACTATTGGGTTTGACTGGAGTACTGTTTAATATGATAGCCGGGAATACATTTGTTTATGCCCCCAGGGACTACAGTGACATGCATGTTTTATAAAAATTGTATGGTAATCTCGGTCTGACCTAGGTCAGTGTATTCAGGGTGTGAAAGATATGTACGACGAGAGCCAGTAACTTTAAAAGCTAGATGATACAGTACATTTATAAAAATAGTTCAAAAAAATCTAGCATAAGAACGAAAGAAATCAATACGAAATACGCCTTCATTGTAGCAAATTGTAAAGTTAGTTGAAGTGATGGACAGTAGGCTTACAAGCGCATGGAAGCTTGTATATTACACAAAACTCCAAGTGACTGGTTTATTTAACAACCAACCATAAACACTCAACTATTGTGACCACCCCTCAGAGGTTGTGGGCCAGACATTTTGAAGATATAGAAATGTAGAGCTATATTATTAAAACAGGAGAAGGGATTCCCTCCCCCCATGTTAGCATTATGAATGAAGATGCAATGTCTGGGAGTACATGGCCAGTGAATTGGATACACCCTAACTCAGTCCGACTTAAGGAATGCAACTCAGCATTTGTTTAATCTCTGTTTATCTACCATGTACACTTATGGCATATTTAacctttgtgctgccttcgggtcacatgacccaaaggttcacaacgaaccatcgttgtgtttacccaattttacccaatacaaaaacaaataaatatcattttcttttaaccttcgcaatgtggggggtctgagacagcccgacggttaaaataaaatgcttcactttgtttttgtatgcggtaaagttgtcgcaatacgaaggtgggtcacaatgattgatgggtcagaatgacccgaagataacacaagggttaaagtgaaTTGAGGTCATCAGCATGTTACTTTAAATTGATTTGGCGTTGCTTTTAAGTCTTAATTGTATGCCATGTGACTGCCACTGTTGATCTCATGGTTTCACAAACCACATGAATGAGGATTTGATTCTACTTGTGTCCCAATATGTGAAGATATTTCCATAACACTTTTATGAGAGTACCTGGGGGGTGCCTGGAGTAGCAGGGAAAGTTAATTTTGAGTAAAAACCAATTGTTTTAAGAACACATTTCAAAGCAGAATTTATATTTTTCATTGTAGTGTATTGGCATATCGAATACTTAATAAATATAATGTATTCTATTCCTTGTAGACCATTTCATTGTCTTATTTGACGCTCAAGTGTTATTGAAGAAAGCTGCACCTGCTGCCGGAGTGGATGGttgatgtgtttttttaatgttttcagCTGTTGGCAGAGGAACTGAGTGTGATGCGGCTGATACTGCTGCCATGTCAGAGAGAATATGTGAGCAGAAAAGACAAGTTAATGAGAAGGCCAAGAGAATGGACACAAAAACTAAGGTAAACATGGCCTCACTGAATTATAGTGTGTGCATAATGTATTGGGTTTTAGCTACCTCATTTAAAGTTTGTGATGCTGACAGTCTGCCAATTTAGTTTTATAATTATGAATTCCTTGAGTTGGTTGTGAAGGAATCTGAAAAGAGAAACTGGTCAACTTTGGTTCCAAGAACCCT
This DNA window, taken from Osmerus eperlanus chromosome 6, fOsmEpe2.1, whole genome shotgun sequence, encodes the following:
- the mcph1 gene encoding microcephalin isoform X1; this translates as MWTLSGDVQRNNKWLIMTTNVDCIPAAILKDVVAYVDVWSSSKTENYSKPFIELLQEMGAEVTKRFNKQVTHVVFKNGHQATWNRAKKTGVRLVSVLWVERCKDEGEQVDEELCPALNEEGNPAFKKRTHRCMQPRETPEKTPDGDKRMKKKLDKMMKDLVPAKPLITDVSPFIIDEDNGIVYSPTLKRSDSMAKRLKVMKEKREKLSPTASQLVESELSSDWKPSLGSTPTCTFLQVLDNESYDDFRSSSGDLVRSGKKHKTQQKRWQSPCSDVPPKQKSSIYSVPGLSDEAKESKESRKPRKTSVKIVPVKVDMIFSSPVNCSPKGRHNGQSVLESDSLGNRKHGCSSSASKELKSTFSNSRRTKSNANNELEIESIPSCSETSTFTPESGLPQNMSGDIFLPLLKEGEQRSKRTRPSVSAIAQSSADLVDSPSTVNTSTEEEQDVFDDFFSPANHPQRQCKEPLSRCLSLGTMVQIPFKLESSPRKRKKRRSVSAGSTLTQVKRRKQDEKLDTNKHSCQPANVSSVLDQQVPLSKAAKWIPTSTDHNNIITTLAKKLIRQSSLSFAQMNESSTGSVMTKPSLCPATSKPCVTVAGEDLEEHRSPDHLGTVGRGTECDAADTAAMSERICEQKRQVNEKAKRMDTKTKTMRTLVMTSMPTEKQHIVIQVVKNLGGFSVVESVCESTTHVVSGGHKRTLNVLLGIARGCWILSFKWILWCLEQRQWIPEEPYELSDHFPAAPICRLQQHLSAGEHQQDLFLSQPTMFVSQLSQPPRHSLAELIQLCGGTVCKTVRQAGLCIGEHRGKRPEGSKILSEQWVLDCITYLKQLPYDNYELE
- the mcph1 gene encoding microcephalin isoform X2, which codes for MTTNVDCIPAAILKDVVAYVDVWSSSKTENYSKPFIELLQEMGAEVTKRFNKQVTHVVFKNGHQATWNRAKKTGVRLVSVLWVERCKDEGEQVDEELCPALNEEGNPAFKKRTHRCMQPRETPEKTPDGDKRMKKKLDKMMKDLVPAKPLITDVSPFIIDEDNGIVYSPTLKRSDSMAKRLKVMKEKREKLSPTASQLVESELSSDWKPSLGSTPTCTFLQVLDNESYDDFRSSSGDLVRSGKKHKTQQKRWQSPCSDVPPKQKSSIYSVPGLSDEAKESKESRKPRKTSVKIVPVKVDMIFSSPVNCSPKGRHNGQSVLESDSLGNRKHGCSSSASKELKSTFSNSRRTKSNANNELEIESIPSCSETSTFTPESGLPQNMSGDIFLPLLKEGEQRSKRTRPSVSAIAQSSADLVDSPSTVNTSTEEEQDVFDDFFSPANHPQRQCKEPLSRCLSLGTMVQIPFKLESSPRKRKKRRSVSAGSTLTQVKRRKQDEKLDTNKHSCQPANVSSVLDQQVPLSKAAKWIPTSTDHNNIITTLAKKLIRQSSLSFAQMNESSTGSVMTKPSLCPATSKPCVTVAGEDLEEHRSPDHLGTVGRGTECDAADTAAMSERICEQKRQVNEKAKRMDTKTKTMRTLVMTSMPTEKQHIVIQVVKNLGGFSVVESVCESTTHVVSGGHKRTLNVLLGIARGCWILSFKWILWCLEQRQWIPEEPYELSDHFPAAPICRLQQHLSAGEHQQDLFLSQPTMFVSQLSQPPRHSLAELIQLCGGTVCKTVRQAGLCIGEHRGKRPEGSKILSEQWVLDCITYLKQLPYDNYELE